One genomic segment of Microbacterium sp. ProA8 includes these proteins:
- the atpA gene encoding F0F1 ATP synthase subunit alpha produces MADLSISPDVIRDALKDFVAAYEPTGAAATEVGTVVDAADGIAHVEGLPGVMANELVTFADGTSGLALNLDEHEIGVVVLGEFSGVEAGQQVTRTGEVLSVAVGDGYLGRVVDPLGNPIDGLGEVATVGRRALELQAPGVMQRKSVHEPLQTGIKAIDAMIPVGRGQRQLIIGDRQTGKTAIAIDTIINQKANWESGDVSKQVRCIYVAIGQKGSTIAAVKGALEDAGAMEYTTIVAAPASDPAGFKYLAPYTGSAIGQHWMYEGKHVLVIFDDLTKQAEAYRAVSLLLRRPPGREAYPGDVFYLHSRLLERCAKLSDELGAGSMTGLPIIETKANDVSAYIPTNVISITDGQIFLQSDLFNANQRPAVDVGISVSRVGGDAQVKSIKKVSGTLKLELAQYRSLEAFAMFASDLDAASRRQLARGARLTELLKQPQYSPYPVEEQVVSIWAGTNGKLDSIEVEDVLSFERELLDYLRRNTTILDTLRDTNVLDDDTVAELTKRTDDFILEFQAGKGQAIGKPGHEEVAAAEAEDVNQEKIVKGRR; encoded by the coding sequence ATGGCAGATCTCTCTATCAGCCCCGACGTCATCCGTGACGCGCTGAAGGACTTCGTCGCCGCTTACGAGCCCACCGGGGCTGCGGCCACCGAGGTCGGCACCGTCGTCGACGCCGCGGACGGCATCGCCCACGTCGAGGGCCTGCCCGGCGTCATGGCGAACGAGCTCGTGACGTTCGCCGACGGCACGAGCGGCCTCGCGCTGAACCTCGACGAGCACGAGATCGGTGTCGTCGTCCTCGGCGAGTTCTCGGGCGTCGAGGCCGGCCAGCAGGTCACCCGCACGGGTGAGGTGCTCTCGGTCGCCGTCGGCGACGGCTACCTGGGCCGCGTCGTCGACCCGCTCGGCAACCCGATCGACGGACTCGGCGAGGTCGCCACCGTCGGCCGTCGCGCCCTCGAGCTTCAGGCGCCCGGCGTCATGCAGCGCAAGAGCGTGCACGAGCCGCTGCAGACCGGCATCAAGGCGATCGACGCGATGATCCCGGTCGGCCGCGGCCAGCGCCAGCTCATCATCGGCGACCGCCAGACCGGCAAGACGGCCATCGCGATCGACACGATCATCAACCAGAAGGCCAACTGGGAGTCGGGCGACGTCAGCAAGCAGGTCCGCTGCATCTATGTCGCGATCGGCCAGAAGGGCTCCACGATCGCGGCCGTCAAGGGCGCCCTCGAGGACGCCGGTGCGATGGAGTACACCACCATCGTCGCCGCCCCCGCGTCGGACCCCGCCGGCTTCAAGTACCTGGCGCCGTACACCGGCTCGGCCATCGGCCAGCACTGGATGTACGAGGGCAAGCACGTCCTCGTCATCTTCGACGACCTGACCAAGCAGGCCGAGGCCTACCGTGCCGTCTCGCTGCTGCTGCGCCGCCCGCCGGGCCGCGAGGCCTACCCGGGCGACGTCTTCTACCTGCACTCGCGTCTGCTCGAGCGCTGCGCGAAGCTGTCGGACGAGCTGGGTGCGGGCTCGATGACGGGCCTGCCCATCATCGAGACGAAGGCCAACGACGTCTCGGCGTACATCCCGACCAACGTGATCTCGATCACCGACGGCCAGATCTTCCTGCAGTCCGACCTCTTCAACGCCAACCAGCGCCCCGCGGTCGACGTCGGCATCTCGGTGTCCCGCGTCGGCGGCGACGCCCAGGTGAAGTCGATCAAGAAGGTGTCGGGCACGCTCAAGCTCGAGCTCGCCCAGTACCGCTCGCTCGAGGCGTTCGCGATGTTCGCGAGCGACCTGGATGCGGCATCCCGTCGCCAGCTCGCCCGCGGCGCGCGTCTGACCGAGCTGCTCAAGCAGCCGCAGTACTCGCCGTACCCGGTGGAGGAGCAGGTCGTCTCGATCTGGGCCGGCACCAACGGCAAGCTGGACTCGATCGAGGTCGAGGACGTGCTGTCGTTCGAGCGCGAGCTGCTGGACTACCTCCGCCGCAACACCACGATCCTCGACACGCTCCGCGACACGAACGTCCTCGACGACGACACCGTCGCCGAGCTCACCAAGCGGACCGACGACTTCATCCTCGAATTCCAGGCCGGCAAGGGCCAGGCGATCGGCAAGCCGGGGCACGAAGAGGTCGCGGCAGCCGAGGCCGAGGACGTCAACCAGGAGAAGATCGTCAAGGGCCGCCGCTAA
- a CDS encoding F0F1 ATP synthase subunit gamma translates to MGAQLRVYKQKISTAQTTKKITKAMELIAASRIQKAMARVRASSPFARAVTRAVSAVATHSNVDHPLTVERETIRRSAVVIFSSDRGLAGAFNSQILREGLELAELIRRQGKEPVFYLVGRKAVGFFQFRRMESAAEWTGDTDTPHFTTAEEIAATLLDAYDRGGDENGVDEIHLVYNRFVSMMTQSPETVRLLPLEVVEAEEQSSAQVYPLYEFEPDAETVLDALLPVYIQSRVFNALLQSSAAKHAATQKAMKSASDNADKLITDYTRLRNNARQAEITQQIAEIVGGADALSSGK, encoded by the coding sequence ATGGGCGCACAACTCCGGGTCTACAAGCAGAAGATCAGCACTGCTCAGACGACCAAGAAGATCACGAAGGCGATGGAACTCATCGCGGCTTCGCGCATCCAGAAGGCGATGGCGCGCGTGCGCGCGTCCTCGCCCTTCGCGCGGGCTGTGACGCGTGCCGTCTCCGCCGTGGCGACGCACTCCAACGTCGACCATCCGCTCACCGTCGAACGAGAGACGATCCGCCGCTCCGCGGTCGTGATCTTCTCGTCCGACCGCGGCCTCGCGGGCGCATTCAACTCGCAGATCCTCCGCGAGGGTCTCGAGCTGGCTGAGCTGATCCGCCGGCAGGGCAAGGAGCCGGTGTTCTACCTCGTCGGGCGCAAGGCCGTCGGCTTCTTCCAGTTCCGTCGCATGGAAAGCGCGGCGGAGTGGACGGGCGACACCGACACGCCGCACTTCACGACGGCCGAGGAGATCGCCGCCACCCTGCTCGACGCGTACGACCGCGGCGGCGACGAGAACGGCGTCGACGAGATCCACCTCGTCTACAACCGCTTCGTCAGCATGATGACGCAGTCGCCCGAGACGGTCCGCCTGCTTCCGCTCGAGGTCGTCGAGGCCGAGGAGCAGTCGTCGGCGCAGGTGTACCCGCTGTACGAGTTCGAGCCGGACGCCGAGACCGTGCTCGACGCGCTGCTGCCGGTGTACATCCAGAGCCGCGTCTTCAACGCCCTCCTGCAGTCGTCGGCCGCGAAGCACGCCGCGACGCAGAAGGCGATGAAGTCGGCCAGCGACAACGCCGACAAGCTCATCACCGACTACACCCGCCTGCGCAACAACGCGCGCCAGGCCGAGATCACGCAGCAGATCGCCGAGATCGTCGGCGGCGCCGACGCCCTTTCCTCGGGCAAGTAG
- the atpD gene encoding F0F1 ATP synthase subunit beta, with protein MSLTADKTETAVVGRVARVTGPVVDIEFPHDSIPDIYNALKTTIAIGDERTEITLEVAQHLGDDLVRAISLKPTDGMVRGQEVRDTGGPITVPVGDVTKGKVFNVTGDVLNGAPGETIEVTERWGIHRKAPAFDQLESKTEMFETGIKSIDLLTPYVQGGKIGLFGGAGVGKTVLIQEMIQRVAQDHGGVSVFAGVGERTREGNDLIGEMEEAGVFDKTALVFGQMDEPPGTRLRVALSALTMAEYFRDVQKQDVLLFIDNIFRFTQAGSEVSTLLGRMPSAVGYQPNLADEMGVLQERITSTRGHSITSLQAIYVPADDYTDPAPATTFAHLDATTELSREIASKGLYPAIDPLTSTSRILDPRYIGDDHYRVATAVKQILQKNKELQEIIAILGVDELSEEDKIVVSRARRIQQFLSQNTYMAKKFTGVEGSTVPIKETIESFDAIVKGDFDHVAEQAFFNVGGISDVEEQWARIQKENG; from the coding sequence ATGAGCCTCACCGCTGACAAGACCGAGACGGCGGTCGTCGGGCGCGTCGCCCGCGTCACCGGCCCCGTCGTCGACATCGAGTTCCCGCACGACTCGATCCCCGACATCTACAACGCGCTGAAGACGACGATCGCGATCGGCGACGAGCGCACCGAGATCACGCTCGAGGTCGCGCAGCACCTCGGCGACGACCTCGTCCGCGCCATCTCCCTGAAGCCGACCGACGGCATGGTCCGCGGCCAGGAGGTGCGCGACACCGGCGGCCCCATCACGGTCCCCGTCGGCGACGTCACCAAGGGCAAGGTGTTCAACGTCACGGGTGACGTGCTGAACGGTGCGCCGGGCGAGACGATCGAGGTCACCGAGCGCTGGGGCATCCACCGCAAGGCCCCCGCGTTCGACCAGCTCGAGTCGAAGACCGAGATGTTCGAGACCGGCATCAAGAGCATCGACCTGCTCACCCCGTACGTGCAGGGTGGAAAGATCGGCCTCTTCGGCGGTGCCGGCGTGGGCAAGACCGTCCTCATCCAGGAGATGATCCAGCGCGTCGCGCAGGACCACGGTGGCGTGTCGGTGTTCGCCGGTGTCGGCGAGCGCACCCGTGAGGGCAACGACCTCATCGGCGAGATGGAGGAGGCGGGCGTCTTCGACAAGACCGCACTCGTCTTCGGCCAGATGGATGAGCCGCCGGGCACGCGTCTGCGCGTCGCCCTCTCGGCCCTCACGATGGCGGAGTACTTCCGCGACGTGCAGAAGCAGGACGTGCTGCTCTTCATCGACAACATCTTCCGCTTCACGCAGGCCGGTTCCGAGGTCTCGACGCTGCTCGGCCGCATGCCGTCCGCGGTGGGCTACCAGCCGAACCTCGCCGACGAGATGGGTGTGCTCCAGGAGCGCATCACGTCGACGCGCGGTCACTCGATCACCTCGCTGCAGGCGATCTACGTGCCCGCCGACGACTACACCGACCCGGCGCCGGCCACCACGTTCGCGCACCTCGACGCGACCACCGAGCTGTCGCGCGAGATCGCGTCGAAGGGCCTGTACCCGGCCATCGACCCGCTCACGTCGACGAGCCGCATCCTGGACCCCCGCTACATCGGCGACGACCACTACCGCGTGGCCACCGCCGTGAAGCAGATCCTCCAGAAGAACAAGGAACTGCAGGAGATCATCGCGATCCTCGGTGTCGATGAGCTGTCCGAAGAGGACAAGATCGTCGTGTCCCGTGCGCGCCGCATCCAGCAGTTCCTGTCGCAGAACACGTACATGGCGAAGAAGTTCACCGGTGTCGAGGGTTCGACGGTTCCGATCAAGGAGACCATCGAGTCGTTCGACGCGATCGTCAAGGGCGACTTCGACCACGTCGCCGAGCAGGCGTTCTTCAACGTCGGCGGCATCTCGGACGTCGAAGAGCAGTGGGCGCGCATCCAGAAGGAGAACGGCTGA
- a CDS encoding F0F1 ATP synthase subunit epsilon, translating to MPLKVSLVSADAEVWSGEASLVVAKTVEGEIGFMSGHEPVLAILAEGQVRITETSGTKIIANAQDGFLSMEGDDLTIVAGNAALIS from the coding sequence ATGCCGCTCAAGGTGAGCCTCGTCTCCGCGGACGCGGAGGTCTGGTCGGGTGAGGCGTCGCTCGTCGTCGCCAAGACCGTCGAGGGCGAGATCGGCTTCATGTCCGGTCACGAGCCGGTGCTCGCGATCCTCGCCGAGGGTCAGGTGCGCATCACCGAGACCTCGGGCACCAAGATCATCGCCAACGCGCAGGACGGCTTCCTGTCGATGGAGGGTGACGACCTCACCATCGTCGCCGGAAACGCCGCGCTGATCTCCTGA
- the yaaA gene encoding peroxide stress protein YaaA, whose translation MLILLPPSETKRAGGSRRPLDAAGLALPQLTAQREAVIAALVGLSADADEAARVLKLGPTQRGEIAVNAALREAPTMPAIDRYTGVLYDALDAASVSAAGRRWLGAHVLVHSAPFGPVGALDAIPAYRLGAATSVPGIAPLRRLWAQGVSAAIEGLDPRFVLDLRSEAYVGLGPVPAGTASRYVRVVSEAPDGAVRALNHFNKHAKGALVRRLAEDRPRIGSAAAFVRWADAAGLRVRDIGGGELQLFA comes from the coding sequence ATGCTGATCCTTCTCCCACCGTCCGAGACCAAGCGGGCGGGTGGTTCGCGGCGCCCCCTGGACGCGGCGGGCCTGGCGCTTCCGCAGCTGACGGCGCAGCGCGAAGCGGTGATCGCCGCGCTCGTCGGCCTGTCCGCCGACGCCGACGAGGCGGCCCGCGTGCTGAAGCTGGGCCCGACCCAACGCGGCGAGATCGCCGTCAACGCCGCGCTGCGCGAGGCGCCGACGATGCCCGCGATCGATCGCTACACCGGTGTGCTCTACGACGCGCTGGATGCGGCATCCGTCTCGGCCGCCGGTCGTCGCTGGCTGGGTGCGCACGTGCTCGTGCATTCGGCCCCGTTCGGCCCCGTGGGCGCCCTCGACGCCATCCCGGCCTACCGCCTCGGCGCCGCCACCTCGGTGCCGGGCATCGCGCCGCTGCGGCGGCTGTGGGCGCAGGGGGTCTCCGCCGCGATCGAGGGTCTCGACCCCCGCTTCGTCCTCGACCTCCGCTCCGAGGCGTACGTGGGACTCGGGCCGGTACCGGCCGGCACCGCGTCGCGCTACGTCCGCGTCGTGAGCGAGGCACCCGACGGTGCGGTGCGCGCGCTGAACCACTTCAACAAGCACGCCAAGGGGGCACTCGTGCGCCGGCTCGCCGAGGATCGCCCGCGCATCGGGTCTGCCGCGGCTTTCGTACGGTGGGCGGATGCCGCGGGTCTGCGTGTGCGCGACATCGGCGGCGGTGAGCTCCAGCTCTTCGCCTGA
- a CDS encoding GNAT family N-acetyltransferase, with protein sequence MPDPAPATILDVPHADATVLDNAPWHALTGPHASLAIGDDLVRRYPEEVAPFVAVRTWDHPRVWPALAELVGPGTEIGLSGYDGDLPDGWEVVGEGEGVQLVETDTLRPRPDPEAILLGADDVADMLAIVERNQPGPFRPRTYELGRYVGIRREGRLIAMAGERLHPEGWTEISAVAVDADHRRQGLGSRLVLDVAFHIQERGDRALLHAAASNVGAIAAYERLGFALRRRNRFAAVRTPA encoded by the coding sequence ATGCCTGATCCCGCCCCCGCCACGATCCTCGACGTTCCCCACGCCGACGCCACGGTTCTCGACAACGCGCCCTGGCACGCGCTGACGGGGCCGCACGCCTCGTTAGCGATCGGCGACGACCTGGTGCGCCGGTACCCCGAGGAGGTCGCCCCCTTCGTCGCGGTGCGCACCTGGGACCATCCGCGCGTCTGGCCGGCGCTCGCCGAGCTCGTCGGTCCCGGTACCGAGATCGGCCTGTCCGGGTATGACGGCGACCTCCCCGACGGCTGGGAGGTCGTCGGAGAGGGCGAGGGCGTGCAGCTGGTCGAGACAGACACGCTCCGGCCGCGCCCTGATCCCGAGGCGATCCTGCTGGGGGCCGATGACGTGGCCGACATGCTCGCCATCGTCGAGCGCAACCAGCCCGGCCCGTTCCGGCCCCGCACCTACGAACTCGGCCGCTATGTCGGCATCCGCCGGGAGGGTCGGCTGATCGCGATGGCCGGCGAGCGTCTGCATCCCGAGGGGTGGACCGAGATCAGCGCCGTCGCCGTGGATGCCGATCACCGACGGCAGGGCCTCGGGTCGCGCCTGGTGCTGGACGTCGCCTTCCACATCCAGGAACGCGGGGATCGGGCGCTGCTGCACGCCGCCGCGTCCAACGTCGGCGCGATCGCGGCCTATGAGCGCCTCGGGTTCGCGCTGCGGCGCCGCAACCGGTTCGCTGCGGTGCGCACGCCGGCGTAG
- a CDS encoding DUF4282 domain-containing protein: MTDQTPSAPTPPPLPPQSAAEAARGADPDDTGVPTVRGEAADVGKGFFAALFDLSFRTFITRRLASVFYFVGLIAIAIGFIVYFVGGIMGAVSIMWFDVGAGISGLVATIIVVPVLTFLAIIMLRFIIEAVVALIAIAENTERTAQHTRR; this comes from the coding sequence ATGACCGACCAGACTCCTTCCGCTCCCACTCCCCCGCCGCTGCCGCCGCAATCCGCCGCGGAGGCGGCCCGCGGCGCCGACCCCGACGACACCGGCGTCCCGACCGTCCGCGGCGAGGCGGCCGACGTCGGCAAGGGCTTCTTCGCGGCCCTGTTCGACCTGTCGTTCCGCACGTTCATCACGCGGCGCCTCGCCAGCGTGTTCTACTTCGTGGGGCTGATCGCCATCGCCATCGGCTTCATCGTCTATTTCGTCGGCGGGATCATGGGCGCCGTCTCGATCATGTGGTTCGACGTCGGCGCCGGCATCAGCGGCCTCGTCGCGACGATCATCGTCGTACCGGTGCTGACGTTCCTCGCGATCATCATGCTCCGGTTCATCATCGAGGCCGTGGTCGCCCTCATCGCGATCGCCGAGAACACCGAGCGCACCGCACAGCACACCCGGCGCTGA
- a CDS encoding large exoprotein: protein MDYNDGGGAGALIAWLVLAPFFFLLAIAGYVIGSWFLMKIFDKAGVQGRWRAWVPVYNTLIFVKLGDLNPWWLLVLWGGGIVLGWVPVLGSLIGLAAFLYTLLAAWRVGLKLQKEAVWLILYFFLAIVWLGINAFDRSRWNTAIPAAPWAGNFLADTTVWSGVPSQTSAAGYPAAPASAPGYGAPAGYQPPAGYTPPPAPPAGYTAPPAPPAGYTPPPAAPAAPAAPVPPPAAPAAPPAAAEPPVSPPTQPDAPSAPEPPATQPPAPEAPKQ, encoded by the coding sequence ATGGACTACAACGACGGCGGCGGCGCGGGAGCGCTCATCGCCTGGCTCGTGCTCGCTCCCTTCTTCTTCCTGCTCGCCATCGCCGGATACGTCATCGGCTCGTGGTTCCTGATGAAGATCTTCGACAAGGCGGGAGTGCAGGGCCGCTGGCGCGCGTGGGTGCCGGTCTACAACACCCTGATCTTCGTCAAGCTCGGCGACCTCAACCCGTGGTGGCTGCTGGTGCTGTGGGGTGGCGGGATCGTGCTCGGCTGGGTGCCGGTGCTCGGCTCGCTGATCGGCCTCGCCGCCTTCCTCTACACGCTCCTGGCCGCCTGGCGGGTGGGGCTGAAGCTGCAGAAGGAAGCCGTCTGGCTGATCCTCTACTTCTTCCTGGCCATCGTCTGGCTCGGCATCAACGCGTTCGACCGCTCGCGGTGGAACACCGCCATCCCGGCGGCGCCGTGGGCGGGCAACTTCCTCGCCGACACCACCGTGTGGTCGGGCGTCCCCTCGCAGACATCGGCCGCGGGCTACCCCGCCGCCCCGGCGAGCGCGCCCGGCTACGGTGCTCCTGCGGGCTACCAGCCGCCCGCGGGATACACCCCGCCGCCGGCCCCGCCGGCCGGGTACACCGCGCCGCCGGCCCCGCCCGCCGGCTACACGCCGCCGCCCGCCGCTCCGGCTGCGCCCGCTGCACCGGTGCCGCCACCCGCCGCTCCGGCCGCGCCGCCCGCGGCTGCGGAGCCGCCCGTGTCTCCGCCCACCCAGCCGGACGCACCGTCCGCTCCCGAGCCGCCGGCCACCCAGCCTCCGGCACCGGAGGCTCCCAAGCAGTAG
- a CDS encoding aldo/keto reductase — translation MTSTVPLRRAGASGLLVSAVGLGCNNFGRDGTRTETLEGTRAVLDAAIDAGVTFLDTADMYGGEPGQSETLMGEALRGRRDQVTLATKFGHPGRDMGYPPSGAKGSRSYVRRAVEASLTRLQTDWIDLYQLHVPDDDTPLEETLDALGDLVREGKVRYIGHSNFAGWQIAEGHFAALMRHGVPFVSAQNQYSLLSRGAERDVLRAVERYRLGFFPYFPLHNGLLTGKFTRDVAPADTRIIRQRRHLYDDAPWDALEAFQAFCDDRGITMLEATFGWLLSHPALSSVIAGATTPEQVRANAAAASAWTPSQADLDAIDALFPVPEST, via the coding sequence ATGACCTCGACTGTTCCGCTGCGCCGGGCCGGCGCGTCCGGCCTCCTCGTCTCCGCTGTCGGCCTCGGCTGCAACAACTTCGGGCGCGACGGCACGCGCACCGAGACGCTCGAGGGCACCCGCGCCGTGCTGGATGCCGCGATCGACGCCGGCGTGACCTTCCTCGACACGGCCGACATGTACGGCGGCGAGCCGGGCCAGTCCGAGACCCTCATGGGCGAGGCGCTCCGCGGCCGTCGCGATCAGGTCACCCTGGCGACCAAGTTCGGGCATCCCGGTCGCGACATGGGCTACCCGCCGTCGGGTGCGAAGGGCTCGCGGTCGTACGTGCGGCGCGCGGTCGAGGCATCCCTCACACGTCTGCAGACCGACTGGATCGACCTGTACCAGCTGCACGTGCCGGACGACGACACCCCGCTCGAAGAGACCCTCGACGCGCTCGGCGACCTGGTGCGGGAGGGCAAGGTGCGCTACATCGGCCACTCGAACTTCGCGGGGTGGCAGATCGCCGAGGGACACTTCGCCGCGCTCATGCGCCACGGTGTGCCGTTCGTCTCGGCGCAGAACCAGTACAGCCTGCTCTCGCGCGGCGCGGAGCGCGACGTGCTGCGCGCGGTCGAGCGGTACCGCCTGGGGTTCTTCCCCTACTTCCCGCTGCACAACGGACTGCTGACGGGCAAGTTCACGCGGGATGTCGCACCCGCCGACACGCGCATCATCCGGCAGCGCCGCCACCTCTACGACGACGCGCCCTGGGACGCGCTCGAGGCGTTCCAGGCGTTCTGCGACGACCGTGGCATCACGATGCTCGAGGCCACCTTCGGGTGGCTGCTGTCGCACCCCGCGCTCTCGAGCGTCATCGCCGGCGCGACGACACCCGAGCAGGTGCGGGCCAACGCGGCAGCGGCCTCGGCATGGACGCCGTCGCAGGCCGACCTCGACGCGATCGACGCGCTGTTCCCGGTTCCCGAGAGCACCTGA
- a CDS encoding protein phosphatase 2C domain-containing protein gives MPEVSTESLAVPVPGGVLELSWAAVTDTGRRREVNQDAMFASYPLFVVADGMGGHVGGEIASASTIDRLRAVADGGQVSPKTIEKALARAVKDIASHPEATDDGTGTTVTGVFLDTTGEAAHWVTLNIGDSRVYLLRDGAIVQITTDHSVVQELVAAGRLSPEEAENHPYGNVITRAVGPSEGVTPDYVRLDVTEGDRFVICSDGLTKELTDYGIRHFLEENSDPADAASAMLEAALENGGRDNITIIVLDVGRPVDAAAQRDSTADDDSSPAGE, from the coding sequence GTGCCCGAGGTTTCCACCGAGTCTCTCGCCGTCCCGGTTCCCGGTGGTGTGTTGGAGCTCTCGTGGGCCGCCGTGACCGACACCGGTCGCCGGCGCGAGGTGAACCAGGACGCGATGTTCGCGTCGTACCCGCTCTTCGTCGTCGCCGACGGAATGGGCGGGCACGTCGGCGGCGAGATCGCCAGTGCGAGCACGATCGATCGCCTCCGCGCAGTCGCCGACGGCGGCCAGGTGTCGCCGAAGACGATCGAGAAGGCGCTGGCTCGGGCGGTCAAAGACATCGCGTCGCATCCGGAGGCCACCGACGACGGCACCGGCACCACCGTGACGGGGGTCTTCCTCGACACCACGGGGGAGGCCGCGCACTGGGTGACCCTCAACATCGGCGACTCGCGCGTGTACCTGCTCCGCGACGGTGCGATCGTCCAGATCACGACCGACCACTCCGTCGTGCAGGAACTGGTTGCGGCCGGCCGGCTCAGTCCGGAAGAGGCCGAGAACCATCCGTACGGCAACGTGATCACGCGCGCCGTGGGGCCGAGCGAGGGCGTCACGCCCGACTACGTCCGCCTCGACGTGACCGAGGGCGACCGGTTCGTCATCTGCTCGGACGGGCTGACGAAAGAGCTCACCGACTACGGCATCCGTCACTTCCTGGAAGAGAATTCCGATCCCGCCGACGCCGCGTCCGCCATGCTCGAGGCGGCACTCGAGAACGGCGGGCGCGACAACATCACGATCATCGTGCTCGACGTCGGTCGTCCGGTGGATGCCGCGGCCCAGCGCGATTCGACGGCTGACGACGACTCCTCCCCAGCGGGGGAGTGA